The following proteins are co-located in the Sulfitobacter guttiformis genome:
- a CDS encoding AAA family ATPase, producing the protein MADISSIDAVQQMLAEQGYVCGRPLATVVFLSLKLGRPLFLEGEAGVGKTEIAKALAASMGRRLIRLQCYEGLDASSAVYEWNFAAQMVAIRTAEATGSADRKALNAELFSEEFLIERPLLQALRPDVNGPPILLIDELDRTDAPFEAFLLEALSDFQITIPEMGTIKAPEPPIVILTSNRTREVHDALKRRCLYHWVDYPDFDREMDILQARAPEASEALSREVVAFVQRLRTEDLFKKPGVAETIDWAKCLLALDVLTLSPEVIADTLGAVLKYQDDIAKLQGSEAKRILDEARASLDA; encoded by the coding sequence ATGGCCGATATTTCATCAATTGATGCAGTGCAGCAGATGCTGGCCGAGCAGGGGTATGTCTGCGGGCGGCCGCTCGCCACTGTTGTTTTTCTAAGTTTGAAACTGGGCCGTCCGTTGTTTCTCGAGGGGGAAGCCGGCGTTGGAAAGACCGAGATCGCGAAAGCACTGGCTGCCAGTATGGGGCGCCGTCTGATCCGGTTGCAGTGCTATGAGGGACTTGATGCGTCCTCTGCGGTATACGAATGGAATTTCGCCGCGCAGATGGTTGCCATCCGAACTGCCGAGGCCACGGGTAGCGCGGACCGAAAAGCCCTCAACGCGGAGCTTTTCAGCGAGGAGTTTCTGATCGAGCGCCCGCTTTTGCAAGCGCTGCGCCCTGACGTGAATGGCCCGCCGATTTTGCTCATTGATGAGTTGGACCGTACCGACGCGCCATTCGAAGCATTCTTGCTCGAAGCGCTTAGCGATTTTCAAATCACGATCCCAGAAATGGGCACGATCAAGGCCCCAGAACCGCCAATTGTTATCCTGACCTCCAACCGCACACGCGAAGTGCACGACGCGCTCAAGCGCCGTTGCCTCTACCATTGGGTCGATTACCCTGATTTTGACCGCGAGATGGATATTTTGCAGGCCCGAGCGCCAGAAGCATCCGAGGCGCTAAGCCGCGAAGTTGTGGCGTTTGTGCAGCGTCTGCGGACGGAGGATCTGTTCAAGAAGCCGGGCGTTGCCGAAACCATCGACTGGGCAAAATGTTTGCTGGCGCTTGATGTTCTCACCCTCAGCCCCGAAGTAATCGCTGACACATTGGGGGCGGTCCTTAAGTATCAGGATGATATTGCGAAACTGCAAGGGTCCGAGGCAAAGCGCATTCTCGATGAAGCAAGGGCCAGCCTTGACGCATGA